A region from the Gemmatimonadota bacterium genome encodes:
- a CDS encoding 3-hydroxybutyryl-CoA dehydrogenase, whose product MKLERVTVVGAGTMGNGIAHVAALSGRQVRLVDVNEKALASGLATIERNLDRQVKKDLLSADDRSAVLARIGTDTDLAAAAGAADIVIEAAPERADLKNQIFAVIDEAAPAGAILASNTSSISITQIAARTRRPEAVIGMHFMNPVPVMKLVEVIRGLATSDETTAAVFELSREMGKEPVEVNDYPGFVSNRVLMPMINEAIFCLMEGVGEAEAIDTVMKLGMNHPMGPLALADLIGLDTCLNILEVLHSGLGDDRYRPCPLLRKYVAAGWLGRKAGRGFYRYDA is encoded by the coding sequence ATGAAGCTCGAACGCGTTACGGTGGTCGGCGCTGGCACCATGGGGAACGGGATTGCCCATGTGGCCGCCCTCTCGGGCCGGCAGGTGCGCCTGGTGGACGTGAATGAGAAGGCGCTGGCCAGCGGCCTGGCCACCATCGAACGAAACCTCGACCGACAGGTGAAGAAGGACCTGCTCAGCGCTGACGACCGATCCGCCGTGCTGGCCCGCATCGGAACGGACACCGATCTGGCGGCGGCGGCGGGCGCGGCCGACATCGTCATCGAGGCGGCACCGGAACGCGCCGATCTGAAGAACCAGATCTTCGCCGTGATCGACGAGGCCGCTCCGGCGGGGGCGATCCTCGCCAGCAACACGTCCTCCATCTCCATCACGCAGATCGCCGCCCGCACCCGACGCCCCGAAGCAGTGATCGGGATGCACTTCATGAACCCGGTGCCGGTCATGAAGCTGGTCGAGGTCATCCGCGGGCTGGCCACCTCGGACGAGACCACCGCAGCGGTCTTCGAGCTCTCGCGCGAGATGGGGAAGGAGCCGGTGGAGGTCAACGATTACCCGGGCTTCGTCTCCAATCGCGTCCTTATGCCCATGATCAACGAGGCGATCTTCTGTCTGATGGAAGGGGTGGGGGAGGCCGAGGCCATCGACACGGTCATGAAGCTGGGAATGAACCACCCGATGGGTCCGCTCGCGCTCGCGGACCTCATCGGACTCGACACCTGCCTCAACATCCTCGAGGTCCTGCACAGCGGCCTCGGGGATGATCGCTATCGCCCCTGCCCGCTGCTCAGGAAGTACGTGGCGGCCGGATGGTTGGGGCGCAAGGCGGGGCGCGGCTTCTACCGGTACGACGCGTAG